A region of the Fischerella sp. PCC 9605 genome:
TAAAGAGTAAAAGTCAGAAAAAATAGGTGTTGCATATTTACGGGATGAATTTATTGTCTATTACAAATACAAAATTCAATTCTTGGTGTCTTGGTGACTTAGTGGTTCAATTTTCATCCCTATTTAGTGCAACACCAAAAAATAAGACAACTCAGAAAACTCGTCCATCATTACCACTATTAAATTGATATGAGTCTTTTTTGTCTGGTTCACGGATGCTTCCAAGGAGCATGGTGTTGGGATTTGCTCATTCCCTACTTAGAAGCACAGGGTCATAAAACCGTAGCAATGGACTTGCCAATTGAAAATGCATCTGCTACTTTGTCGCAATTTGCGGATGCAGTAATTCAAGCGCTGCCAAAAACTGATGATGATATTCTCCTAGTTGGTCACTCAATGGCTGGTACTATAATTCCCCTGGTTGCAGAAGTGGTAAAACTGCGTCAACTAGTGTTTGTGGCTGCCCTGATCCCGTATCCTGGAATCAGCACACTCGACCAATTTTCTCATCATCTTGATTCTGATACGCTCAAATCATTCAATTACCAGCCAAAAGACCCCAGTAAACTCAAACAGTTCCACTCGGAGCCTGATATGTTTGAATCAGCTTCCGTAGGGAAAGATTATTCAGACGAAGCAGTATTAATGGACTTTTTCTATCATGACTGTCAACCGGATGTAGCACAGTGGGCAATCTCGAAAAGTCGTTCGCAACAATCTATGGCATATATTTTTGAAATGAATCCTCTAAAAGCTTTGCCTTCGGTTGAGCGTAAATATATTGTTTGTACCAATGACCGAATATTGTCTTCTACATGGTCACGCTATGCTGCACGCCATCGCTTAGGAGTCGAAGCCATTGAGCTAGCTTCCGGACATTGCCCACATCTTTCTTGTCCTGATCTTCTTGCTGAAGTATTAACTAGTGATTAATGGTGATTGGCATGAATATTGGCGCTTTCATTGACGGCAAAAATATAAGCCAATACGGTTCAGTTGGTAGAACTTGATTATTGAAGATCCCCCTAAATCCCCCTTAAAAAGGGGGACTTCAAAACCATTGCTTGATAAGTAATTCAACCAATTAAAACATAAAATCTTTGTAGTAGCGTGGCAAGACTAAATTTGTGCATTAGATTTTTAGCCTGTTTCGCGCTGAAGCGCTTACTACGAACATTTTCTATTACACCATTTTAGGCTTGCCAGTCCAGTAGTAGCCTACCAAGGCTAATTTGATGCAATATGATTTTCTTGTGAGATGGGCGTCTCGCCCGTCCGATGCAGGCTGTCCGGCCTGCACCACAAAATTGGCGTTGCACTTCTTCTAAGATACAAGGGTGCGTTAGTGACAACTTAACGTACCATTATCCAATGGTATAGAAATGGCGATCGCATCAATCCGTCAGTAGAAATAGTAGCTGTAAAATTGAATGTACAACAACAAAAATGGAAATAAACAATTTAAAATCCATTGCTCCTAAACAGATAGCCTAAGCAGCCTAACGACTAAGTTCAGCGACAGCAGACAAACCCGAACTCATCACCAGGAGTGCCGTTCATCTGCTGAACCGAAGTGTTGGGCTACAACAGCCACGAGATTAGAAATCGTGGCTATTTTGAAGCGTTATACTATTCCAAAAGCTTAAATTCCTTGATTTATCCTCAAAAATAGTTTTAAAACTGATGTATTAATCCACACTCGTCGTCAAAATATTCCGCATCCGAAGTAGAAACAATGTAAATCCTCTTGCTATCCTACTTCTAGACTATTTAAGAAATAGAGTAATGTTAAAAGTCTTTGCCGATCGCGGTGGTACATTCACAGATATTGTCGCTGTTACTAATAATCAGACAATCATAGATAGACTCTCAGAACATTCTGAACGTTTTTTGATTGTTCCCCTTCCTGAGAAACAATGGATTATAGTCTACAAACTACTTTCAGAAAATCCTGAACAGTATCAAGATGCAGTCATCCAGGGTATTCGGGATATCATGGGACTTTCAAGCAACGAACCCATTTCTACTGACGCAATCGAAGTTGTGAAAATGGGGACGACAGTAGCAACAAATGCACTGTTAGAAAGAAAAGGTTCGCGCGTCGTACTTCTAATAACCAAAGGGTTTAAAGATGCCCTGCGAATTGGCTACCAAAACCGTCCTAATATCTTTGCCCGTCAAATCATTTTACCCACAATGCTTTATGAACGGGTGATTGAAGTAGATGAACGCTATGATGCTAACGGTCAGGAATTAACCTCTATAAATATTGAAAAAGTCAAAACTGACTTACAAGCAGCTTACAACATAGGAATTCGTAGTTGTGCCATTGTTTTTATGCACAGCTATCGTTATCCTTACCACGAACAACAAGTTGCCCAACTTGCCCAAGAAATTGGATTTACGCAGATATCCGTATCCCATCAAGTTAGTCCTTTAATGAAATTAGTTAGCAGAGGGGATACAACAGCCGTAGATGCTTATTTAACTCCCATTCTTCGTCACTATGTCAATCAAGTAGCCAGTCATTTACCCGGAGTCAGATTAATGTTTATGAAATCTGATGGGGGTTTAATCGCAGCCGAACAATTTCAAGGGAAAGATAGTATTTTGAGTGGCCCTGCTGGGGGTATTGTTGGGGCAGTACAAACCAGCAAAAGAGCGGATTTTGAGTTAGTCATTACTTTTGACATGGGAGGAACAAGTACAGATGTTGCCCACTTCAAAGGAGAGTATGAACGACAATTAGATTCGGAGATTGCTGGCGCACGCATGCAAGTCCCCGTATTAGCTATTAATACTATTGCTGCTGGAGGCGGTTCAATTCTGTTTTTTGATGGTTCTCGTTATCGCGTCGGGCCTGAATCTGCTGGATCAAATCCCGGGCCTGCTTGTTATCGGCGTGGCGGGCCGTTGGCTGTCACAGATGCCAATGTCATGTTAGGCAAAATTCACCCCCAATATTTTCCCCATGTTTTTGGACGCGATGGCAATTTACCCTTAGATCAAGATATTGTCAAAGAGCGATTTACACAATTAGCCCAAGATATTGAAACTGCCACAGGAAACATTCGTACTCCCGAACAAGTAGCCGCCGGATTTATTGCTATTGCTGTAGATAATATGGCAAACGCGATTAAAAAGATTAGTCTGCAACGGGGTTATGATGTTACCCAATATGTGCTTTGTTGTTTTGGAGGGGCAGGAGGGCAAGTTGCTTGTTTAATTGCCGATACTTTGGGGATGAAAAAGATATTTCTGCACCCTTATGCTGGAGTTCTCTCTGCTTACGGAATGGGATTAGCTGATGTGCGGGCGACAAGAGTTGGGGCAGTAGAGTTGCCTCTTACCCAAGCATTAATTCCTCAACTAGTGCGGCTAATGAAGTCTCTAGAAACCCAAGCTAGAAGTGAACTAACCTCAGAGGGTGCAAGTAGTGAAGAGGAAATAGTCAGAAAAGTTAATTTGAAATATGAGGGAACTAACTCTACTTTGACTATTGATTTTAACTCGGATGTAGCAGTGATGCGACAAGAATTTGAGGCTGAACATAAATCTCGCTATGGTTTCATTCAACTAGAAAAAACCTTAATTGTCGAATCAGCTTCAGTGGAAGTTATTCAGATAATGGATACTCCTGAAGAACCTTTAATTAATCGTACCCGTCCAATCAATGAAGCCCCTGCTTCTGTTGAAACAGTGAGAATGTTTACTACTGAAAAATGGCATGATACTCCTATTTATCGACGGGAAGATTTACAACCTGAAGATAGTATTATTGGGCCTGCAATTATCGTAGAAAAAATTAGCACGATTGTAGTAGAACCTGATTGGGAAGCAAGGTTAACTGAACGCAATCATTTAATTTTACAGCGTCTATAAATTGCAACGACAGAGTTAGAATTAAGGGTTCAAAGATTTTGACAGAAAAGTATGTACAAATTTGCTGCGGCTTGGGAAAGTGAGCAGATTGTTTTTGGTTCTGCAAGACCTGGATACAGTAATCAGAAGGTCAACCAGTGGATTGAGTTTATGCAGAGTCAAAACATTAAGCGCGTTTGCTGTTTACTTCCCCATACTCAGCTAACTCGTTATTCAAATTTGCTTGGAATCTATCGACAAACATTTGGATTGGATCGGGTTTGTTGGGCACCGATTGAGGATTTTCAATTTGCCGATCGCGAAACTCTAATCCAGCAAATTTTACCGTTCTTGGCAGTCGCAAATCAGCAAAGTGAGAAAGTTGTAGTTCATTGTTCTGGTGGGATTGGACGCACTGGACATGTCTTAGCCGCTTGGTTAGTCAGTGGACGGGGACTCTCTAACAAAGCAGCGATCGCAGCAGTTAAACGAACTGGAAAAAATCCCTATGAAGCGGTAATTGCTGCTATCTTTAAAGGTCGAAATCCTTGGAAAGTGATTGCGGAACTAAACGCACTTCTAGATGATTGTCGTCGTGCTGGAGAAACTTTAGTTTAGCTTGTAGGTTAGGTGGAACGAAGTATAATCCAACATTAACTTTAGGATTTGTGGGTTGGCGATCGCTATACCCAACCTACTAGCTATATTTTTTGGGCAACGTGAAAAGTCGAAAGACATGATATCTGAAAACTCCTTCCCCAGTTACTCTCTAGCGCTGTTCTCAAACCTGCAAACAAAGAATTCCGCTTTTGTGGTTCTAGCGCTATGTACGCCGACAAAGTACTCAAAAGCCCAAGATAATCATCGATACTATAGGTTACTTCATACGCCAACTGTTCGGACACTAAATCCCTAAAGAACCCTGAGTCAATCACAGCCTGTCCAATTCTTCTGAGATCCTCTTCGTGAGTTTCTCTGTTTTCATATGGCCTTACAGATGTCCTCTGCGTCTGATAAACCTCATGCAAAATTTGGCAAACTTCATACTGGGGTTGGAGTGGAATATTCCATAGTAAAATTAGAAAACCGTTCTCTTTTAAAGCATTAGCAGCTTTTAGATATCTAATCTCAGGTGAAATCCAATGAAAAGAAGTCGCTGCAACAACTGCATTGAATTTCTCACTCTCTAATTCCCACTCTTCAAAAGTGGTATTTACAATTTCTACATTTGGATAGCTTGCACAGTTTTGTCGCGCTAGTTGACAAGCTTCTTGGCTTGGTTCAAGACAAACTATTGAGAAGCCCAAGTTTGCAAACGCCATTGTTGCAATTCCAGGGCCGCAACCCAATTCAAGAATATTTGCATCTGAGGGAACTTGGGCTAATTCTACAACACGATCAATTATTTCTTTAGGATATCGGGGTCTTGTCCGGTTATAAGCATCTGCTGCATTGCTGTACCAGTTTTTTCTTTGTTCCGAGGTGTATTCATCCCTGTATCGGTTTTCGCTTTGTTCCGAATCTTTCATGATCTTTCTGACAGTAATTACTACTCCCTGCGTACCAAAAAAAGCTTTATCAAATAGATTGTTGGTGTTTGTGGTATGGATATTTATTTTACAGTTTATGATTTGACAGCCTGTTTTAGATCAATTGAACACTCGTAGGATGCGTTACGCTAGCGCTAACGCATCTTACAGCCTAAACAAAATAGGAATCAAAAATGTATATAACATCTCAACCCGATCCCGTCCGCTTAGAAATCTTCAAAAACCTCTATCAATTCATCGCCGAACAAATGGGGATTGTTCTTCAAAACACAGCAGCATCAGTAAATATCAAAGAGAGGCTAGATTTCTCCTGTGCTATTTTCGACTCTTTTGGATTGTTAGTCGCTAATGCCCCCCATATTCCTGTGCATTTAGGTTCAATGAGTGAAAGTGTCCGCAGTTTAATTAATGATAAAGGCGACACCCTAAAACCAGGGAATGTTTATCTATCTAATAATCCTTATAACGGCGGAACCCACCTTCCTGATGTGACTGCTATTACACCTGTATTTTTAGATAGTAGTGAAAATATTTCCTTCTCCAGTCCCCTCTTCTATGTTGCTTCTCGCGGACACCAAGCTGATATTGGTGGGATTACTCCTGGTTCAATGCCTCCCCACAGTACCACAGTAGAAGAAGAAGGAATTCTCTTTGATAATTTTCTCTTAGTTGAACAAGGAAATTTTCGAGAAACTCAACTACAAGAGATACTCTTAAATCATACCTATCCTGCTCGTAATCCTGACCAAAATATAGCTGATTTCAAGGCACAAATTGCCGCGAATGAAAGAGGAGTTCAAGAACTTCGGAAAATGGTTTCCCAATATGGACTTGAAACAGTCCAAGCTTATATGAAATTTGTACAAGATAATGCTGAGGAATCAGTCAGACGGGCGATTGATGTTCTGAAGAATGGCTCATTTATTTATGAAATGGATAACGGGGCACGCATTCAAGTTAAAGTGACAATTGAGAGAGAAAATCGCAGTACTACTATTGATTTTACTGGGACATCTGAGCAACTCAATAGTAACTTTAATGCTCCTAAAGCTGTAACGCAAGCAGCAGTTTTATATGTCTTTCGCACTCTGGTAGATGATAATATTCCTCTTAATGCTGGGTGTCTTAAGCCTCTAGAAATTATCATCCCGGTCGGCTGTATGCTTAACCCAACCTATCCAGCAGCAGTGGTAGCGGGTAATGTAGAGACTTCTCAAACTATTGTTGATGCATTATATGGTGCTTTGGGTGTGATGGCTGCTTCTCAAGGAACGATGAATAATTTTACTTTTGGTAATGACCGTTATCAATATTATGAAACGATCTGTGGTGGTTCTGGGGCGGGGGCTAACTTTGATGGCACTGATGCAGTCCACACCCACATGACTAACTCTCGCTTGACCGATCCAGAAGTTTTAGAAACTCGCTTTCCTGTACAGGTGGAAAGCTTTAGTCTTCGTCCCGATAGCGGGGGTAAAGGAAAACATTCAGGTGGTAATGGAGTTATCCGCCGCATCAAGTTTCTAGAAGCTATGACAGCTAATATTCTCTCTGGCCATCGGGTTATTCCTCCCTTTGGATTAAATGGTGGCGAAGCGGGAAAAGTAGGACGCAACTGGATACAACGTCAGAATGGAACCCAAGAGAATTTAGATAGTACAGCAACAGTAGAAATGAAGTCTGGGGATGTTTTTGTGATAGAAACTCCTGGGGGAGGAGGATTTGGTAAAGTCTCCTGAGTTTTGGATAAACAGAGGCGCTAATTGCTGGCGATCGCCCCAAAATAAACCAAAATAAAAAGGATGAGCACTATGCCCATCCTACCCAAATCTAAAGATAAAGAACAATAAAATTTGATGCTTGAACAAACAAATAACCACTATGCAGGCGGGTTTAGATGCAGTATCTGTAAGGTCAAGAGGCGGAAGATCTGATTGAACCCATTCCTACTAATTATTAACATTCACCAGAAGAAAGTAGATTTAAACTGCGTATAAACGTCTTGGCGTGCTTAAAGAAATAACCTGTGGATCTTCTTCTAGTCGGTGCAAATTTTTTTCCGTGACTGTTGCCGTAAACAACTTGGGTGAAATATGGGAGCGAACATGAACAAAATCAGGTACATAATCGGCTTTAGCCACTTTGACAGTGACAGCAACGGGATTTTCACTCTGTTCTTCTCGACACCCCGAGTCTGCTGGGTTTGATTCTATTTTTTTGAATTTGCCGCCTGAGCATTTAATCAAGCGTAAGATTTTGTTTGTCATGGTTCTAAAAGTAAACTTTATATTATAACATTACGGACAAAATTTAACGATGATTAGCCTGAGAATATAATATCATAATTTATTGCACAGGCCTTGTACTGCTAAAACTGCTGCACTAGCATCAATCGCTCCATAACCGTAGCGTTCCGACTCATTGGGTTTAGGAAAGTTCTGCTTGGTGCTAGCTGCTAAGATGTCGCTAATTTGGTCAATAGTGAGTGTTAGGTTGCAAGCGAGGGCTTCGGCAAGTATCAAGGCTATTACACCAGTAACTACAGGAGCGGCCATACTAGTACCAGACTTACGTATGATACCTGTACCTGTGCCCGAAGCAGCAGCCCAAATATGGTGGC
Encoded here:
- a CDS encoding alpha/beta hydrolase, whose translation is MSLFCLVHGCFQGAWCWDLLIPYLEAQGHKTVAMDLPIENASATLSQFADAVIQALPKTDDDILLVGHSMAGTIIPLVAEVVKLRQLVFVAALIPYPGISTLDQFSHHLDSDTLKSFNYQPKDPSKLKQFHSEPDMFESASVGKDYSDEAVLMDFFYHDCQPDVAQWAISKSRSQQSMAYIFEMNPLKALPSVERKYIVCTNDRILSSTWSRYAARHRLGVEAIELASGHCPHLSCPDLLAEVLTSD
- a CDS encoding hydantoinase/oxoprolinase family protein; amino-acid sequence: MLKVFADRGGTFTDIVAVTNNQTIIDRLSEHSERFLIVPLPEKQWIIVYKLLSENPEQYQDAVIQGIRDIMGLSSNEPISTDAIEVVKMGTTVATNALLERKGSRVVLLITKGFKDALRIGYQNRPNIFARQIILPTMLYERVIEVDERYDANGQELTSINIEKVKTDLQAAYNIGIRSCAIVFMHSYRYPYHEQQVAQLAQEIGFTQISVSHQVSPLMKLVSRGDTTAVDAYLTPILRHYVNQVASHLPGVRLMFMKSDGGLIAAEQFQGKDSILSGPAGGIVGAVQTSKRADFELVITFDMGGTSTDVAHFKGEYERQLDSEIAGARMQVPVLAINTIAAGGGSILFFDGSRYRVGPESAGSNPGPACYRRGGPLAVTDANVMLGKIHPQYFPHVFGRDGNLPLDQDIVKERFTQLAQDIETATGNIRTPEQVAAGFIAIAVDNMANAIKKISLQRGYDVTQYVLCCFGGAGGQVACLIADTLGMKKIFLHPYAGVLSAYGMGLADVRATRVGAVELPLTQALIPQLVRLMKSLETQARSELTSEGASSEEEIVRKVNLKYEGTNSTLTIDFNSDVAVMRQEFEAEHKSRYGFIQLEKTLIVESASVEVIQIMDTPEEPLINRTRPINEAPASVETVRMFTTEKWHDTPIYRREDLQPEDSIIGPAIIVEKISTIVVEPDWEARLTERNHLILQRL
- a CDS encoding protein-tyrosine phosphatase family protein — protein: MYKFAAAWESEQIVFGSARPGYSNQKVNQWIEFMQSQNIKRVCCLLPHTQLTRYSNLLGIYRQTFGLDRVCWAPIEDFQFADRETLIQQILPFLAVANQQSEKVVVHCSGGIGRTGHVLAAWLVSGRGLSNKAAIAAVKRTGKNPYEAVIAAIFKGRNPWKVIAELNALLDDCRRAGETLV
- a CDS encoding class I SAM-dependent methyltransferase; this encodes MKDSEQSENRYRDEYTSEQRKNWYSNAADAYNRTRPRYPKEIIDRVVELAQVPSDANILELGCGPGIATMAFANLGFSIVCLEPSQEACQLARQNCASYPNVEIVNTTFEEWELESEKFNAVVAATSFHWISPEIRYLKAANALKENGFLILLWNIPLQPQYEVCQILHEVYQTQRTSVRPYENRETHEEDLRRIGQAVIDSGFFRDLVSEQLAYEVTYSIDDYLGLLSTLSAYIALEPQKRNSLFAGLRTALESNWGRSFQISCLSTFHVAQKI
- a CDS encoding hydantoinase B/oxoprolinase family protein — protein: MYITSQPDPVRLEIFKNLYQFIAEQMGIVLQNTAASVNIKERLDFSCAIFDSFGLLVANAPHIPVHLGSMSESVRSLINDKGDTLKPGNVYLSNNPYNGGTHLPDVTAITPVFLDSSENISFSSPLFYVASRGHQADIGGITPGSMPPHSTTVEEEGILFDNFLLVEQGNFRETQLQEILLNHTYPARNPDQNIADFKAQIAANERGVQELRKMVSQYGLETVQAYMKFVQDNAEESVRRAIDVLKNGSFIYEMDNGARIQVKVTIERENRSTTIDFTGTSEQLNSNFNAPKAVTQAAVLYVFRTLVDDNIPLNAGCLKPLEIIIPVGCMLNPTYPAAVVAGNVETSQTIVDALYGALGVMAASQGTMNNFTFGNDRYQYYETICGGSGAGANFDGTDAVHTHMTNSRLTDPEVLETRFPVQVESFSLRPDSGGKGKHSGGNGVIRRIKFLEAMTANILSGHRVIPPFGLNGGEAGKVGRNWIQRQNGTQENLDSTATVEMKSGDVFVIETPGGGGFGKVS